The genomic window ACAATTACGTTAAATAACCAGACTTTTACTTACATTGAATCATGGTCTCGCAATTCCCTGTGCGACTTAAAATCTTTACTGCGTATGTtccgaataaatttttaatatcgtgaataaaatttagatGTTTGAATCTGTCGCGTAGTCATACGTGATCTCAAAAGTTGTTAAATATTATGTGAAATATGCACAAAAAGTACGTTTTTCATATCTGCCCGCGTAATACAATTGTAAACAAGGGAAAAAGTTATTGTTAGTCTTGAGCTACAGATTTATAGTCCATTTACGAAATATCTAAATATATGAGAAGtatttttctcaactgaaCTCCACTGCACTAATATTTCTTCCTGGAGTTCCAAGACCTGACTGAAACAGTCTGGTTAGCAAAGATTGCTACGCTTGGCGAAGCATGAATCCTCATAAAAGTAGCGTAACATTGAATTAATGTAacttaataaaattattattattattcaggGATGGGGCTGCGGATACAGAACTCTGCAAACTATCATCTCGTGGATTGTAAAGAATTTGGAAACTGCTAGGCCTGTCCCTAGTTTGAGGGAAATCCAAGAGATTCTTATTAGTCTAGAAGACAAGGAGAGCTTTTTTCTTGGCTCACGAGACTGGATCGGCAGTTTTGAAGtgagaacaaattttttctgatAAAGCTACCACTCTCTTGAAAATTCTAATACTGTACATTTCCGTGTATTTCCCCGCATGTTCTCATTTAGTctcttcttcattttatttcaaggtCTGCCTCGTCATCGACCAGCGTTACGGAGTTCccagtaaaattatacatgtacctaGTGGTAAAGATTTAAAGAAGTATTCGGATGCTATAAAACAACACTTCATAGAATTTGGCAGTCCAATAATGATGGGTGGGGATAGAGATTGCTCTAGTAAGGGAATTATGGGTATACATTACAGTGCGAAGGAGATAAGTTTGCTCATAGTAGACCCGCACTTTGTGGGCAAAGCTAAAAACGCTGAGCAGTTAGCCAATGATGGCTGGGTGAAATGGCAGTCTTTGACAGATTTTGTAGACAGTTCGTTTTACAATCTTTGTTTACCTCAAATAAAACATAAATCTTTTAGCGAataaatcaagaaaaaaaaatacccctacttttttttcctgagATAAAAGATGACAATGAAAGTCAGTTGTTTGCAGTAATGTTGTGTAATCACTTGTTCAATGTTACATTATCCTTATATTGACTACGAAGTGAGGAAAATCAACAAATTCGAGTTGATTAGTTTGCAGTacttgaaaacgaaaaaaagcaTAAAACTTTGTGCTCAGTTAATAACACAGATTCGAAAACTGTATAAAGAATATTATGACTTACTGATTCTAAGCAAGTATGTGCGGCATTTCTTCTTGCGGCTTAAATGGAACGGATACTTACATGTAAAAGATTCATGCGATACATTTCCCACATGCATTtaggtaaaaataaattctctccGTCTCCGAGATTTAATATTTGCATATGTACAGACGAACTCCTCTAAAGAAAACTTAATCACGAGATTGTCAATCTGAGTTCAGCAGTAGACATACACCCTGCAGTACCCAATGTGAAATATGCTCTGTAGTTGCCAGGTCTGCTTCAAAGACCAAACCAACACCCATAGCATTGCGTCTGTTCGACGTCGTGTATACTGGCGTTTTCAACGTGTTCTAAgtgaaacaaatattcaatGATGATttgatttctcatttttttgttcaaatgcGTATGGATAATGTGTTATCACTTTGCCCACATGGTCAAAAACGCATAGTTGTTACTCAATTACACATATTTAGAGGAATTTACCTGTAATTTCAATCGATGAGCCTCTATTGGTATCACAGTGAGCACTGGCAGTTCTTCGATTAGTACTTTCGGATGTGAACGTTTTAAGCAATGCCCTTCTGAGTCCCAGCACGCACCTTCTAGATACAACCCTTGCACATAGCAACCCTGAAGATAAGTCGTTAGCGATGAAGATTGGGAATAATCCAATTAGTGTAATACAGTACGCTTAATGAATGATCTGACCTGATCTGGTCTCTCCTCCACTTCAGCAGCATctcgaaagtttgaaactgCTGTATAAGTTAGAGACCGATCTAATGGCCAAGCGTTTTTCCGACATGCCATTTGCACTAAAGCTGCCAGGTATGTTTCGGGGATGTGCAAACCTGCCAGCCAGATAACAACTGGTTCGTTGCAGCCAGCCTGAACGACGATGTGGTAAAGTCAGATCAGTGTAGCTTTGAGTCCAAGGAATGGTTGGACTTAATTGAAAATCTAAACACGACTGCAAGGCAaggatgaatttcaaacaagcaCACATCTTACCCATGTACTGTACTGCGACATTCTCTTTTCGAAATGATCCATCCATCCagctaaatttttatttgtcgctGGCGCCAGCCTCGTCCATTCTACTGGTAGTAACCCATTGAAAAGTGCAATGGAAACACTGTCCAGTACTGCATCCATACCGATTTCACCGGCAATAGCCTGAAAACGAGATTTAAGAGTAGTTTGGGAAGTATTGCGCTTTGGGCTTACATGCATGTCTGAAAAGCGACGTTAAAATCACCTTTCTGAGCTGAGTCAGCGTTGTTGTCATCATTCTTATCAACTTATTGAATCTTTCAAGTTCCTGGAATAGTACTATTGCAGTCGGAGTTATGGCCAAACCGAAGTTTCGTTTCACTTTTATCATATCATACTCTGGCGGCATTTTTACGAGAATATCCTTAGCCACATTATCGATGAAATCGTCCCTACTGATGCCAGTACTACTTTCAGCTGTGAATGatccaaaaatttaaaatattgtgcAGAACAAAATGTAAGCTTTGATAAATTgctaaaaaaatgtcatgCGAATGTACTTAACAGACTTACACGTTTTTACCAAGCAGGCTGTAAGTGGATCGCAGAATAGGATTGAAAATCGCATTAAAACTCGTATCCCGTGATCTTATTTTTTAGATAAAACTTATTCTCTTCCATAAACTCACaacgatattaaaaaataacagcTTTTGGGTCTAATTACCTGTTTGCGGCTGCAATTCGATTAAATTTCTCCACATATCTCTGGTAGCTTGCGTGAAATATCCGATTTCAGCATTTGGATGTAACCCAAACACTTCCGGTGAATTGACCAACGGTAATTCTTCGATAAAATCCAAGTAATGATCCTTGTCGCCTTTGGAGGGTATCACGTAATCAACTTCGCTATCATGGTAAAAGTGAAACGGTTGAAATGTGTCGAATAAAAAGTCACCGAAGTATTCGTCCATGTAGATCTTCACGACCCGCCGATCGTAATGATCGATTACTCTGCCTCCGTACATCACCTAATCGTGATTGTAAAGTTAGTTCATAAGTTGAAGCATGCGAAATTACAATGTCAATCAACGCTCTGTTATATTCATTAAATACAAACCTCGCCAATTAAATACTTCAAACTGTTCCACGGTATTCTGCTCTCCTTCTTACTTAATACTTTGCTCAAATAAGTATCCAGTATGATTGTGCACACGTTGAAATCCGACTCGTTGAAATCGTAATTTATGTTCCAGCCTATTTTGTCATATTTTCGTCTTTCCTGgaaaataaactaataattaatataccCAAATTATATACCCTTTCGGTTTGCTATATCAATCCTAGAGTCAAAGTAGCATTTCTTGAACAATCGGCTACTGGTAAAAGTATTCAATTCACCTGAACTACAGCATGAAAGAACGCTAGTACGTAAATCAGCTCTTTGTAGATATGATGGCCACACACATCCAGGGCGTGATGATGcattttcaaatatgtatTCCGTAGGTTCAGCTTCAAGCCATTGGGCGGTTCGGTAACAACTGAAACGTTGAATGACCTCTTAAGCTTGCTAGATGCTCCGAAATTATACAGAATTATACATTCACCAAAGGGGAAGTTACAATTTCGGCTGACGAATGCTTACCAGTTTCGCAGAGAAAAATCCTGTAACTATACATAATTGCTTACCTTTGAGTgactgttgtaaaattccaaTCGGGAAACCCGGTGTTGGATCTGTGGTAAGCCAAAGTCGAAAGTCTGGATGCGGCTTACGGATATTTTCTAAGTGTTTTTCCAAATCCCTCATAAAGCTAAGAAGTAAGTGGCAGTTCTGTAGCATTAACCACTGTCCTCTCGCCACAGCAGTTTGCAAAAACTCTACTGCACTCTGAAAAGAAGTGTCACTGAGCTCGTATCATTCCTAATTGCCTCACGGTTAAATTTCGAATTTAATCATTCATGCCTTAGTAGCCAGAAGTAATGTAATTTAATTATCAAAGTTAAACAAACCTTTTCCTGTCCTTGTCCAAGCGACAAGTACCTAAATTTGCCACCACCACAGCCATACTTTTCGGCCAGTTTCATTAACTCCGAGGTAGGATCGGATCCAGGGCTTAGGATAAACACAACGGGCATGGTGGCTGTGCTTTGCTCAAATATTCGATCAAAACTGACATTCGGTGGTGTTATATACTCCTCGCCCATAATTTCGCTGATGTAATTGATAACAGCGCGAAAAACCCGATCTATGCGGAAGCAGCGAATGAACATAAGCTTTTCAAATGGTCTCAAGGTCGACGAATATCCACATGGAAATTCCATAGATTCCGGGTTATCCGAATCATACCACTGTGGACCGAagaatgagaatgaaaatacCGATGGATGATTCGTATTGGGTCTCGATCGTTGCATTCCTCCATGGACGTTAATTACCTGCTTCCATTCGCTGGTTCTAGTCGTAATTTGTTTTGGTGCGTCTCCAAACACTTCGGGAAAATCAGCTGCGAGCTTGAGAACATCCTCCCAACCGGAAGCTGGTAACCACTTGGC from Neodiprion lecontei isolate iyNeoLeco1 chromosome 1, iyNeoLeco1.1, whole genome shotgun sequence includes these protein-coding regions:
- the LOC107223291 gene encoding ufm1-specific protease 1, which produces MASDYSNHLLKNVHLGLSQPANGESFFVTSEYEYWHYGCDGVNDRGWGCGYRTLQTIISWIVKNLETARPVPSLREIQEILISLEDKESFFLGSRDWIGSFEVCLVIDQRYGVPSKIIHVPSGKDLKKYSDAIKQHFIEFGSPIMMGGDRDCSSKGIMGIHYSAKEISLLIVDPHFVGKAKNAEQLANDGWVKWQSLTDFVDSSFYNLCLPQIKHKSFSE
- the LOC124293071 gene encoding dynein axonemal heavy chain 10-like, with the protein product MACRKNAWPLDRSLTYTAVSNFRDAAEVEERPDQGCYVQGLYLEGACWDSEGHCLKRSHPKVLIEELPVLTVIPIEAHRLKLQNTLKTPVYTTSNRRNAMGVGLVFEADLATTEHISHWVLQGVCLLLNSD